TGTCCCGCACGTTTACCACCCGCGCCGCCGCCCTCCTCGTCACCGGACAGGTGCGGGAGAGCCGCGAGGCGGCCGAGGCGGCACTGCGGACGGCCGAGCGGACCGGCGACGCGGCCCTGATCTCCAGCGCGCTCTCCGTCGTGGGCGAACTGGCCCGCGAGGAGGGCCGGCCGACGGCCGCACGGGACTTCGCGCGGCGCGCCGTGTCGGTCGCCCGGCGCACCGGCGACCCCACCGTGCTCGCCTTCGACCAGAGCAACCTGGCGGGCGCGGAGCTGCTGGTGGGAGACCACCGCCGGGCGACCGCTCTGGCCAACGCGGCAGTACGGCTGGCCCGTTCACTGGGCACCTCGTGGGCGCTGCCGTACGCCCTGGTGGGACTCGCCGAGGTCGAACTGCGCTGCGGGCGTCGGGCGCGGGCGGAGGAGGCGCTGAAGGCCTGCGCCGACGCGCTGCCGTCGGCCCGCGACCCGCAGGTGCTCGAAGGAATGCGACGGCTGACGGAGGAACTGGCCGCGACGCGGGAAGCCACCGGGAGCGCCGGTCGGCGGACCGCGCCGGCAGAGCGGTAATTCGCGGGTAACGAGGGTTGCCTACGGTCCTGGCCACCCCCGGAACCCCGGGGTGAGCGTGCCCGTACTCCCGCCCGCCCAGGAAGAACCGCCATGTGTACTGCCTCGCCGCCGACGTCGTCCGGCGCCCCGTACGCCGGGTCGTCCGGCCTGCACGACACGGACGAATCCGTCGGCTCGGTCGACTCGGTCCGTGCCGTCGTCGACGCGGGCGGCGAGCCATGGGCGCGCATCCTCGGCCTGCTGGAGCGGCACCGGTACGAGCTGCCCGAGAGCAGCGTGCTGGAACTGCACAGCGCCAACCCCCAGGTCCGCCCCGCCCTCCGCGAGTGGTGCCGGCTCACCGGAACCATGCTGCTCACGGAGGAGGAGACGGACGACCGGAGTGCGTACCGCATCAAGCTGCCGCCGCCTTCCGCGCCCGGCACGCCGACCCCGTCCCCCCTCCAGAAGCCGGAGATCCCATGAGACCCCTCGCCCGCGCCCGACTCGTGGCGGCGATCACCGTCGTCACCCTGTGCGCGCCCGCGGCCCTGCCGTCGGCGACCGCGGCGCCTGTTCCGGACGTGGCCGTCACCCCGGCCGTCACCCCGTCCGGCGCCTCGGAAAGCCGTACCGTCACTCTCGTCACGGGCGACCGGGTCACGGTCACCACCACCGCGGACGGCAGGAAGGCGTACAGCGCGGAGCCCGCGGCCGGTTCGGCGCCGGGCACGCTCCTCGCCCGTACGGACATCGACGGCGACGCGTACTTCTACCCGAGCGACGTCATCGGCAAGGTGGGCTCCGTCCTGGACCCGCAGCTGTTCAACGTCGACGGTCTGATCCGCGACGGGTACGACGACTCCCGCGCCGGCACGCTGCCGCTGATCGTGCGCCGTACCGGCGCCGAGCGGCCGGAGACACTGGCCGACGACGGACTGCTGCCCGCGCAGCGCGACTTCCGCTCGCTGAAGGCGAGCACGGCGGTCCTCGACAAGGACGACGCGGCCGAGCTCGGTGACGCCCTCGACACCCAGGGCGGACTGAACGACGGCGAACTGAAGGGCGTCGAGAGCATCTGGCTGGACGGCAAGGTCCACGCCGACGCGCTGGACCGCAACCTCACCCAGATCGGCGCCGACACCGCCTGGCAGTCCGGCCGTACCGGCAAGGGCGTCAAGGTCGCCGTGCTCGACACCGGCGCCGACCAGACCCATCCCGACCTCGTGGGCCGCGTCAGCGCGACCAAGGACTTCTCCGGCAGCGGCAGCACGCTCGACAAGCAGGGCCACGGCACCCATGTCGCGGCGACCGTGGCGGGCAGCGGCGCGGGTGCGCCGGGCCTCCGGTCCGGCATCGCACCGGACGCCGACCTGATCGTCGGCAAGGTCCTCGGCGACGACGGGTCCGGCTCGGACTCGCAGGTCATCGCCGGTATGGAGTGGGCGGTCGCGCAGGGCGCGAAGGTCGTCAACATGTCGCTGGGCAGCGGCCCGACGAACGGCAAGGACCCGGTCACCCAGTCGCTCGAAGCACTGGCCACCTCGTCCGGCACCCTCTTCGTGGTGTCGGCGGGCAACAACGGTCCGAACATCAGCACCGTGTCCGCCCCCTCGATCGCCCCGCACGCCCTGTCGGTCGCCGCGGTGGACTTCATCGGCGGCACCGCCTCGTTCTCCAGCCGCGGCCCGTCCTTCAACGGCACCGTCAAGCCGGAGATAGCCGCCCCCGGCGTCAACGTCGTCGCGGCCCGTGCCACGGGCACGAACATCGGCACCGTGCAGTCCGACCCGGCGTACACGGCACTGTCCGGTACGTCGATGGCCGCCCCGCACGTCGCCGGAGCCGCGGCCCTCCTGGCCCAGGAGCACCCCGACTGGACCCCGGAGCAGCTCAAGCACACGCTGATGGGCACCACGAAGGCTCCGCAGAACGGTCAGTCGCTGTACGACGTCGGCACGGGCGTGCTGAACCTCCCCGCCGCGCTGAAGCAGACCGTCGTGGCCGACACGGGGGCCCTGGACTTCGGGCGCCTGGACGTGACCGACGGCACCGCGACCCGTACCGTGAAGCTCACCAACAAGGGTGACGCGACCGTCACCCTGGACCTCACGGGCACGCTGGCCGCGACCGGTTCGACCCCGCCGGCCGGCATGCTGACCCTCTCGACCCCCACCGTCACGCTGGGCGCCGGTGAGTCCACCGACGTCACCCTCACCGTCGACGCCACGGGCACGCCGACCGGCACCTACACCGGCGCCCTGACGGCGCTTCCCGCCGGCGGCGGCCCGGCGCTGCGCGTCCCGCTGCTCCTGGACCGGGCACAGTCCGTCAAGGTCACCACGCTCGACCGCGCAGGGAAGCCCGCACCCGCCCAGATCTCCCTGCTCAACGCCGACAGCGGTGCCTCGCTGAACGCGGAGATCCGTGCCGAAGGCACCCGCGACCTGCGGGTCCCCGAGGGCCGCTACATGGGCCTCGCGATGATCGCGATGACCATCGACGGACTCCGCCAGATCGCCATCGTCAGCGCCGACCTGAACGCCGGCTCGAACGAGATCGTCTTCGACGCCCGCAAGGCCCGTCGCTGGACCGCGTCCATGGAAGGCAAGGACACCAGGCCCGAGTTCATGGCCGGCAACCTGACCCGTACCACCGACGACGGCAAGTACGGCATCCGGCACAGCATGCTCGCCGGCGGCGCCTACGGTGCCTTCCCGCGCGACGCGCTCTGGATCACGCCCACCACGGAAACCCACCTCGGCAAGGTCGCGTTCAACGAGCGCTGGCGTCTCGCCGACGCGGACAGCGACACCACCGTGGGCGACACGTCCGTCCTCTACGACGCGGCCTACGCCCGGACCGAGGTCGGCGACGACCCCGAGCGACGGCTGACCCGCAGTGAGGTCGAGACGTTCGCCAAGGTCCGCATGACGTACCGGGGCATGAACGAGAAGCACCGTTACCAGGAGGGCAGCACGGTCTACGGGACCGGGCTGAACGGCCTCAACGCGTCCTCGCCGTCCTATCTGACCGTCCCCCGGGAGCGTACGGAGTACATCCAGGCCGAGGACCGGATCTGGCTGCGCTTCACGTACCGCAACAAGGACGGGGTTTCGGTGAACTACGCGCCCGCCCAGTTCACCTACCGGCCGGGCACCACCACGAAGGACACCTGGTTCACCGGCCCGTTCTCCGTGCTTGCCACCGGCCAGACCACCGGTGCGCGCCTTCAGTTGAAGCTGGACGACAGCGTCGACCCCGAGGGGCGCGTCGGCCAGAACGGCGACTTCAACTTCCCCCAGCGCGTCCAGACCACGACACGGCTCCACCGCAACGGCACCCTGGTCGCCGATCGGGGCTCGCTGATCGACAAGACCTTCGCCGACGCCGACAAGGCCTCGTACGAGCTGAGCCGTACGTACACGTCCGCCGGCATCTTCCCGATGGGCGGCGAGGCGACCTCCAAGTGGACCTTCACCGCCGGTGGTGCGGGTGACACGGCGACCCCGGTGAAGCTGCTCAACGTGGCGTTCGACGCGCCGTTGGACCGGCTGAACCGGGCGCGCGCCGGCCTCCCGCTGCTGGTGAAGGCCGATGTCACAGGGGCGGTCGACGGTCTGCGCAAGGTGCGCGCCTGGGTCACCGCCGACAACGGCGTGACGTGGAAGCAGGTCCTCGTCTTCGGCCACGACGGCGAGTACCGGTTCCTCGCACCGCACACGGCGCTGAAGCCGGGCGGCTTCCTGGGCGTTCGCGTCACGGCCGAGGACGGTAGCGGCAAGACCGTGGACACGGCGCTCCCCAGGGCCATTCCGGTCGGCTGATCCCGCATTGACGACACGCCGGTGCCACCGCCCCTTGGAGGGCGGTGGCACCGGTGTGTTCCAGGAGCAGACCGCGTTGCCTAATCGGCGGGCAGGGCCTCCCTCATGGCCTTCGCGGTGGCAGCCGGGTCGTAGTCCGCGGGGACGCCCTCGACCAGAATGATGTCGCCGCCGATGTGCCGGGACCGCAGCGGCGCGATCTCCCGGTACGCCGGCGAGTCCCACCAGGCCCGCGCCTCGGCGATCCCGGGGAACCCGATCATCACCACCGCTCCGGACCAGTCGCCCTCCTTCACCTCGTGTGCCGTCCCGTGCACGAGGAAGCGGCCGCCGTACGGCTCGAAGGTGGCGGGGATGCGCTCGATGTACTCGACGACCTCGGCGTGCGGGGTCCCGTTGTGCAGCTTCGCGATGGCGTAGGCGGTCATGGCGTTGCGTCCCTTCGGTCGGTTCCTGCTCCGTACACGGATGATCGTGGCATTGCGCCGTGGCAGGGGTCGATGACCTGGCAGGTAATCGACTCCGTCGCCCGGCCCCGCCCCGGCCCCGGTCGCGCGTCCCGCCGGACAGGCCCTAGTCGACGGTGACCGTGCAGTCGTGGGCCTTCGCCGAGCGGTCGGCGAAGGCCGAAAGAGCGGTGCGGAGGCCCGCGTGGTCGAGGGCCAGGTCGGTGGTGCGGTCGCGTTCGCCGCCCACGGGTTCGACGACGTAGGCGGCCCGGTCCACCGCGCCGCGGCACTCGGCCCACAGGACGTAGCGGCCGTCCGGGGCGTCGCCCGCCCGCTGGTCGGTCACGTCGTCGAGGAGGTCCCGCGTGCTCCGCTCCAGTGCGGGGCCGTACGACGCGGTGAACGTGTACAGCGGCGCGCCCCGCAGGCCGCCCAGGGTGCAGCCCTCGACCGGCTTCGGTCCCGGCGCGGTCTCCACGGCCGTACGGACGCCCCAGCGTGCGGCGGTCCGCGGGTCGACGATTCCGGCACAGCTGCCCGACACCGACGCGAAGGGCTCGTAATCCCAGGCGTTCACGGAGGTGGCGACCTTCCGCACCGGCTCGCCCTCGGTGACCTCGCACCCCTCCTGCTGCCGGGCGTAGGCCGTCGCCGTCCGGGTCAGCACCGCGGTGAGCTCCGTCCGGGCTTCCGGGTGGCCGAAGTCCGCCCGGTCGATCCTGGCGCTCACCTCCGCGACGACGCCGCCGCCCCGTGTGCCGCCGCAGTCGAGCAGGACGGTGGCGGACGCCTCGCCGCGGTCCTCCCGGTCGGGATCGAACGCGAAGCCACCGGTCCACCCGTGGCCCAGAGGCGCGTCGGTGCGTGTCGCGTCCACCGTGGCGAAGTGGTCCCGCGCGTCGCTCACCGTCACGCGGACGTCGATACGGCCGTCCTCCTCGTACTCCTCATCGGCTTCGCTCACCCGGCACTGCCAGAAGCTCCGCCCCGTCCTCACCTCCGCCGTCACTTCGGCCCCGCCGACCAGCTCCCGCACCGGATCGGCCGCCAACGTGCCGTCGCACGCCGAGTCCAGGGCGCGGTCGTGGAGCCAGGCCTGCAAACCGCCGGACAGCCAGAACAGGCCGCCCGCCACCACGGCCGCGCCGGCCGTCAGGCCCGCCGCGAGCCGGATCCGCCGCCGTCGGCGCATCCGGTCCAGCTCCTGCTCCTGGGTCTCCACGGTCTCCTCGCTCATCCCCACACCTTTCCGAGCACCTTCGTGTCACCGCAGTCGCCCGACGCGTCGAGGTAGCGCGCGAGGAGCGAGTCGGCGCGGGAGAGCAGCAGATCGCGGTCCGCTCCCTCCAGGCCGAGACGGTGCAGGGTCCGGCCGCCCGCGCACCGGGCCTCGGCCCACACCGCGAGTTCGTACGTCTTCGCCCCGGCGGCCGGCCGTCCGTCACGCCCGGCCATCGCGAGCTCGCGGCCGTACTCGGTACGCACCTCCGGCAGCACCTCGCCCCACCAGCTCGCGGAGCTCACCACCACGCCGCCCCCCGGCTTCGAGAGGGTCGAGGAACAAGCCCTGGCCCAGGCGTGCGTGGCCCCGTAGGCCGACTGCTCGGCGCCCTTCAGGGCAGGGCCGAGCAGCGCCGGGCGGAACCAGGCGCACTCCGCGGGCGGCGCGTCCGGCGCCTCCTCCTGCGCGGACGGGGAGACCGGTCGCACGTCCGTGTCCCGCACCGGCGCACCGCCGCAGCGCCCGCTCCCGCGTACGTCCTCGGCGACGGCGGCGACGAGCGTGCCGAGCCATTCGCTCGCCGGGCTGTCCGTCGAGGCGTGCACCCGGAAGGACGTGACCGGGCGGGCGTACCCCGGCAGGCCGTTCGGGCAGGGGACCGTGACGACCTGGTTCGCCCGCTTGTGTTCCTTGGCCCAGTCCGGCAGTTCCTCGTACGGGGTGCGGCTGACGACGTCGTCCACCCGGACGCTCTCCAGCGGCGGGTCCAGGACCGGCTCCGCCGTCACGGTGAACCACGGGTCGCCGTCGCCGTCCCCGCCGAGGGTGCACGACACAAGACCCCGCGGCCCGGGTCCGGTCCGCAGCGTCCACCAGGCGTCGTCGGCCAGCAGCTCCGCCGCGTCCTCCCGGGGCAGCGCCCCGCCGCACGCCCGGGCCAGCGCATCCTCGTTGTGCCGGTCGCGCTGCTCGCCCCGTACGAGGGCGAAGCCCGCCGTCAGTGCCACGAGCAGCAGGACCAGCGTCGCCTGCGGCAGCCACCGGTGCCGCCGGAACCGGGCCCATGCCGAGTCGCTCATCCCCGCCCCCCTCTTTTTGCTTCCCGCCCTCGCGCAGGGGCATCGCACCTGCGAATCAACCACCGCACGCTATCCCACCCGCCCCACGCGCCTGCCGCTGGACAGCCGCACCGTCCAGGCATAGCCTCCGACTCACCTATTCAACTTATTGAGTACGTGTACGTGAGGAGGGTCCATGCACCCGTTCCGCAAGGCCGTCGAGGACCGTGACCCGGACGCCCTGGAGGCGCTGCTCGCCGAGGACGTCGTCTTCACCAGCCCGGTGGCGTTCGCGCCGTACGCGGGCCGGGCGATGACCGCCGCGATCCTCCGCGGCGTGATGCGCGTCTTCGAGGACTTCACGTACGTACGGGAGATCGCGAACCCCGACGGCCGCGACCACGCCCTCGTCTTCACCGCGACCGTCGCCGGGAAGCAGATCCAGGGCTGCGACTTCCTGCACGTCGACGAGGACGGGAAGATCGACGACCTGACCGTCATGGTCCGGCCCCTGTCGGCGGCCCGGGCGCTCTCCGAGGCCATGGGTGCGCAGTTCGACCGGATCGCCCGCGAGGCGGCCGGCGGCTGAGTCGCCGAGTCGATGAGGGCCGGGGCGGGCCTCAGGCCACGGGCACGCCGCGGAAGGTACGCCGGTAGGCGAGCGGGGTGACGCCGATCGCGGCGTGCAGGTGCTGGCGCAACGAGGTGCCCGTGGCGAAGCCGACCTGCCCGGCGATGTCGTCCACGGCCAGGTCGGTCGTTTCGAGCAACTGCCGGGCGCGGGAGACCCGCTGCTGGATCAGCCACCGCCCCGGGCTCATGCCGACCTCCTCGTCGAACCGCCGGGCGAACGTGCGCAGGCTCATCCGGGCGTGCCCGGCGAGCTCGCTCAGGGCGAGCGGTTCGTGCAGTCGCTCCAGCGCCCACTGCCGGGTCGCCGAGGTGTCGTTCGCCGTCGCCTCGGGGACCGGCTGCTCGATGTACTGCGCCTGCCCGCCGTCCCGCCACGGCGGTGCGACGCACATGCGCGCGACCCGGTTGGCGACGGCGGCGCCGTGGTCCTTCCGTACGAGATGGAGGCAGACGTCCACTCCTGAGGCGGCGCCCGCCGAGGTCAGCACGGATCCGTCGTCGACGAAGAGGACCTCCGGGTCGAGCGCCACCTGCGGGAACCACGAACGGAAGGTCTCCACGAGCGCCCAGTGCGTCGTGGCGGGTCGCCCGTCGAGCATCCCGGCCGCGGCCAGCACGAACGCGCCCGTGCAGATGGAGACCAGGCGAGCCCCCGCGGGTACGGACGCGAGCGCCTCGGCGACCGCCGGCGGCACCTCGCGGGTGAGGAGCGACAGGTCGAAGGGCGGCAGCACCACCGTGTCGGCCGTGCGCAGCACCTCCGGGCCGTGCGCGACGGTCACCGAGAAGTCGGCATTGGTCCGGATGGGCAGGCCGTCCACCGAGCAGGTCGCGACCTCGTAGAACTCCGGCACGGCACCGAACACACGGTTCGGGATCCCCAGCTCGAAGGGGTACACCCCGTCCAGGGCGAGGACGACGACACGGTGGCGGTTTCCCCTGACGGTCATGGCAGAATCCTGTCGAAAGATGGCAATCATGCCATGGTACGCCGCGGGGCGG
The sequence above is a segment of the Streptomyces sp. NBC_01255 genome. Coding sequences within it:
- a CDS encoding S8 family serine peptidase: MRPLARARLVAAITVVTLCAPAALPSATAAPVPDVAVTPAVTPSGASESRTVTLVTGDRVTVTTTADGRKAYSAEPAAGSAPGTLLARTDIDGDAYFYPSDVIGKVGSVLDPQLFNVDGLIRDGYDDSRAGTLPLIVRRTGAERPETLADDGLLPAQRDFRSLKASTAVLDKDDAAELGDALDTQGGLNDGELKGVESIWLDGKVHADALDRNLTQIGADTAWQSGRTGKGVKVAVLDTGADQTHPDLVGRVSATKDFSGSGSTLDKQGHGTHVAATVAGSGAGAPGLRSGIAPDADLIVGKVLGDDGSGSDSQVIAGMEWAVAQGAKVVNMSLGSGPTNGKDPVTQSLEALATSSGTLFVVSAGNNGPNISTVSAPSIAPHALSVAAVDFIGGTASFSSRGPSFNGTVKPEIAAPGVNVVAARATGTNIGTVQSDPAYTALSGTSMAAPHVAGAAALLAQEHPDWTPEQLKHTLMGTTKAPQNGQSLYDVGTGVLNLPAALKQTVVADTGALDFGRLDVTDGTATRTVKLTNKGDATVTLDLTGTLAATGSTPPAGMLTLSTPTVTLGAGESTDVTLTVDATGTPTGTYTGALTALPAGGGPALRVPLLLDRAQSVKVTTLDRAGKPAPAQISLLNADSGASLNAEIRAEGTRDLRVPEGRYMGLAMIAMTIDGLRQIAIVSADLNAGSNEIVFDARKARRWTASMEGKDTRPEFMAGNLTRTTDDGKYGIRHSMLAGGAYGAFPRDALWITPTTETHLGKVAFNERWRLADADSDTTVGDTSVLYDAAYARTEVGDDPERRLTRSEVETFAKVRMTYRGMNEKHRYQEGSTVYGTGLNGLNASSPSYLTVPRERTEYIQAEDRIWLRFTYRNKDGVSVNYAPAQFTYRPGTTTKDTWFTGPFSVLATGQTTGARLQLKLDDSVDPEGRVGQNGDFNFPQRVQTTTRLHRNGTLVADRGSLIDKTFADADKASYELSRTYTSAGIFPMGGEATSKWTFTAGGAGDTATPVKLLNVAFDAPLDRLNRARAGLPLLVKADVTGAVDGLRKVRAWVTADNGVTWKQVLVFGHDGEYRFLAPHTALKPGGFLGVRVTAEDGSGKTVDTALPRAIPVG
- a CDS encoding DUF1330 domain-containing protein; the encoded protein is MTAYAIAKLHNGTPHAEVVEYIERIPATFEPYGGRFLVHGTAHEVKEGDWSGAVVMIGFPGIAEARAWWDSPAYREIAPLRSRHIGGDIILVEGVPADYDPAATAKAMREALPAD
- a CDS encoding nuclear transport factor 2 family protein, with the protein product MHPFRKAVEDRDPDALEALLAEDVVFTSPVAFAPYAGRAMTAAILRGVMRVFEDFTYVREIANPDGRDHALVFTATVAGKQIQGCDFLHVDEDGKIDDLTVMVRPLSAARALSEAMGAQFDRIAREAAGG
- a CDS encoding GlxA family transcriptional regulator, whose translation is MTVRGNRHRVVVLALDGVYPFELGIPNRVFGAVPEFYEVATCSVDGLPIRTNADFSVTVAHGPEVLRTADTVVLPPFDLSLLTREVPPAVAEALASVPAGARLVSICTGAFVLAAAGMLDGRPATTHWALVETFRSWFPQVALDPEVLFVDDGSVLTSAGAASGVDVCLHLVRKDHGAAVANRVARMCVAPPWRDGGQAQYIEQPVPEATANDTSATRQWALERLHEPLALSELAGHARMSLRTFARRFDEEVGMSPGRWLIQQRVSRARQLLETTDLAVDDIAGQVGFATGTSLRQHLHAAIGVTPLAYRRTFRGVPVA